The following coding sequences lie in one Kamptonema formosum PCC 6407 genomic window:
- the zds gene encoding 9,9'-di-cis-zeta-carotene desaturase, producing the protein MRVAIAGAGLAGMTCAIDLVDAGHEVEIFESRPFVGGKVGSWVDPDGNHVEMGLHVFFGCYYNLFEVMKKVGAFDNLLLKEHTHTFINRGGETGVLDFRFIAGAPFNGLKAFFTTSQLSVQDKIQNSIALATSPIVRGLVDFDGAMRTIRKLDNISFADWFRGQGGNNGSLKRMWNPIAYALGFIDTENISARCMLTIFQFFACRTQASVMRMLQGSPNEYLHKPIVKYLEDRGVKIYTRRRVREILFAEDGGETRVTGLAIAKGETEETITADAYLFAGDVPGVQKILPHDWRKWSEFDNIYKLDAVPVATVQLRFDGWVTELDDPEKRKQLSHAVGIDNLLYSADADFSCFADLALASPADYYKKGEGSLLQLVLTPGDPFIKENNEAIAQHVLKQVLDLFPSARELNMTWYSVVKLAQSLYREAPGMDAFRPAQKTPIANFFLAGSYTQQDYIDSMEGATISGRQAAKAILEMGNG; encoded by the coding sequence ATGCGGGTTGCGATCGCGGGTGCTGGACTAGCTGGCATGACTTGTGCCATTGATTTAGTCGATGCCGGACATGAAGTAGAAATTTTTGAATCCCGACCTTTCGTAGGCGGTAAAGTGGGGAGTTGGGTCGATCCTGACGGGAATCACGTAGAAATGGGTTTGCACGTCTTTTTTGGCTGCTATTATAACTTATTTGAAGTGATGAAAAAAGTAGGGGCTTTTGATAATTTGCTCCTCAAAGAACACACTCATACTTTTATTAATAGAGGCGGCGAGACGGGAGTTCTGGATTTTCGGTTTATTGCTGGCGCTCCCTTTAATGGTTTAAAGGCTTTCTTTACCACATCTCAGTTATCTGTACAAGATAAAATTCAAAATTCGATTGCTCTGGCTACGAGTCCAATTGTGCGGGGTTTGGTAGACTTTGATGGGGCAATGAGAACTATTCGCAAGCTAGATAATATTAGTTTTGCCGACTGGTTTAGAGGTCAAGGTGGTAATAATGGCAGTCTTAAACGGATGTGGAATCCGATCGCCTACGCACTGGGTTTTATCGATACTGAAAATATTTCTGCCCGGTGTATGTTGACAATTTTTCAGTTTTTTGCTTGTCGAACTCAAGCCTCGGTGATGCGAATGTTGCAGGGTTCTCCGAATGAATATTTGCATAAACCGATTGTTAAATATTTGGAAGATCGGGGTGTTAAAATCTATACGCGGCGGCGAGTGCGGGAAATTTTGTTTGCAGAAGATGGCGGCGAAACTCGCGTGACGGGGTTAGCGATCGCGAAAGGAGAAACAGAAGAAACTATTACCGCAGATGCTTACCTTTTCGCTGGCGATGTCCCCGGAGTGCAGAAAATTTTGCCTCATGATTGGCGCAAATGGTCGGAATTTGACAATATTTATAAATTGGATGCAGTACCAGTAGCAACGGTACAATTGCGGTTTGATGGGTGGGTGACAGAGTTAGACGATCCTGAGAAGCGCAAGCAGTTAAGTCATGCTGTAGGAATAGATAATTTGCTTTATTCAGCAGATGCCGATTTTTCCTGTTTTGCTGACTTGGCATTAGCCAGTCCGGCCGATTACTATAAGAAAGGAGAAGGTTCTCTGTTACAGTTGGTGTTAACTCCGGGCGATCCATTTATTAAGGAGAATAATGAAGCGATCGCGCAGCACGTCCTTAAGCAAGTTTTAGATTTATTCCCATCAGCACGGGAATTAAATATGACTTGGTATAGTGTAGTTAAGCTAGCTCAATCTTTGTATCGCGAAGCACCGGGAATGGATGCTTTTCGTCCCGCTCAAAAAACTCCCATAGCTAATTTTTTCTTAGCAGGAAGTTACACTCAACAAGACTACATTGATAGTATGGAAGGAGCAACTATTTCAGGCCGTCAGGCAGCTAAGGCGATTTTAGAAATGGGTAATGGGTAA
- a CDS encoding CHAT domain-containing protein, with amino-acid sequence MVQGQLAKKILILSANPIGTDRLRLDQEVREIREALQKARNRDNFELLIETAVRTKDIQQIMLYNRPQIVHFSGHGAGNQGLIFEDIAGRAKPITTEALATLFGLCANYVECVVLNACYSVVQAKGIANHIGYVVAMRQEVGDEAAIEYSRGFYSAIASGEPYDMAHEYGRSAIQIEDLGEEMTPIIKKKDMD; translated from the coding sequence ATGGTTCAAGGTCAGCTTGCTAAAAAAATTTTGATTTTATCCGCTAATCCAATAGGAACTGATCGGCTTCGTCTCGATCAAGAAGTACGTGAGATCAGAGAAGCTTTACAAAAGGCTAGGAATAGGGACAACTTTGAGCTTTTGATTGAGACAGCAGTTCGCACAAAAGACATTCAGCAAATAATGCTGTATAACAGACCGCAAATTGTTCATTTTTCTGGGCATGGTGCTGGAAATCAGGGTCTAATATTTGAGGATATTGCTGGAAGAGCAAAACCAATTACAACAGAAGCACTTGCAACATTGTTTGGGTTGTGTGCAAATTACGTTGAGTGTGTGGTACTCAATGCTTGCTACTCAGTTGTTCAAGCAAAAGGCATTGCTAACCACATTGGTTACGTAGTTGCTATGAGGCAGGAAGTTGGTGACGAAGCGGCCATTGAATACTCTCGTGGTTTTTATTCTGCTATAGCTTCTGGCGAACCATACGATATGGCTCACGAGTATGGTCGCAGTGCTATCCAAATAGAAGATCTCGGTGAAGAAATGACCCCAATAATTAAAAAAAAAGATATGGATTAA
- a CDS encoding DUF433 domain-containing protein: MNNLLTRITQTPGQCGGCPCIRGMRIRVSDILEMLAENVSITEILEDFPDLESEDIQACLLFATRSIGKITSRRIDCRN; this comes from the coding sequence ATGAATAACTTATTAACTCGTATTACCCAAACACCCGGTCAGTGCGGTGGTTGCCCTTGCATTCGAGGCATGAGAATTCGGGTAAGCGATATTTTAGAAATGCTGGCAGAAAATGTTAGTATCACTGAAATTTTAGAAGACTTCCCCGATTTGGAATCTGAAGACATCCAAGCCTGTCTGCTGTTTGCTACCCGAAGCATTGGAAAGATTACGAGCAGGAGAATTGATTGTAGAAATTAG
- a CDS encoding type II toxin-antitoxin system RelE family toxin codes for MLPTMFEIDFTLTAANHIRTYRKFEQQIILDAVEEQLIYEPIIETRNRKRLGENDLSDWELRVEKYRVFYDVVIEGDSGVVHIKAVGHKEHNILYIGGKEVQL; via the coding sequence TTGTTACCCACGATGTTTGAAATCGACTTCACCTTAACAGCCGCGAACCATATCCGCACTTACAGGAAATTTGAGCAACAAATCATTCTTGATGCGGTTGAAGAGCAGTTGATTTACGAACCAATTATTGAAACACGCAACCGAAAACGGCTTGGAGAGAATGATTTATCCGATTGGGAATTGAGAGTTGAGAAGTATCGAGTATTTTATGATGTAGTCATAGAGGGTGATAGTGGTGTTGTTCATATCAAAGCAGTAGGTCACAAAGAACACAATATCTTATACATCGGTGGTAAAGAGGTTCAGCTATGA
- a CDS encoding alpha/beta fold hydrolase, protein MTKVKNIVLVHGFWIDGSSYSEVISTLLAEGYEVVAVQNPLTSLADDVAATKRALNRIEGQCILVGQSWGGMVITEVGNDERVSGLVYIAALAPDAGESMIDLMSKYESASPSEHFQEQEGFIWISKAGVQTILAGDIPAEKSALMYATQIPPSTSLLEAKIDSPAWKDKPSWYIVANNDKAVLPELQHDLAKRINAKTIVLESSHVPMISCAKEVVDVIREAAMNS, encoded by the coding sequence ATGACAAAAGTTAAAAACATTGTATTGGTTCATGGTTTTTGGATAGATGGGTCTAGTTATAGTGAAGTTATTTCAACGTTGTTGGCAGAAGGCTACGAAGTTGTCGCCGTGCAAAACCCGCTGACATCATTAGCCGATGATGTTGCTGCAACCAAACGCGCTTTGAATCGCATCGAAGGTCAATGTATTCTAGTTGGTCAGTCATGGGGCGGTATGGTTATTACCGAAGTTGGCAACGATGAACGAGTCTCTGGCTTAGTCTATATTGCTGCACTTGCTCCTGATGCTGGAGAATCGATGATAGATTTGATGAGTAAGTACGAATCTGCATCGCCATCGGAGCATTTTCAAGAACAAGAAGGCTTTATTTGGATTTCAAAAGCAGGGGTACAAACAATTTTGGCGGGTGACATTCCGGCAGAAAAATCAGCGTTGATGTATGCTACTCAAATTCCGCCATCTACATCATTGTTGGAAGCAAAAATAGATTCGCCAGCGTGGAAAGATAAGCCTAGCTGGTATATTGTTGCGAACAATGACAAAGCTGTTTTGCCTGAACTACAACATGATTTGGCTAAGCGAATTAATGCCAAAACAATTGTTTTAGAATCAAGTCACGTTCCGATGATTTCTTGTGCTAAAGAAGTTGTGGACGTTATAAGAGAGGCAGCGATGAATAGCTAA
- a CDS encoding type II toxin-antitoxin system PemK/MazF family toxin, giving the protein MESNLITRGYPRQGEIFLCRALRQLGDTKKRPVVVVSLDLRNELSDSVIVVPFTSNLTGINNPTRILIAAGEGGLQADSLAVCENVSALRQIFLEQGPYGQISRESLERIQIGIQLAIAVY; this is encoded by the coding sequence ATGGAATCTAACTTAATAACGAGAGGTTATCCCCGACAAGGTGAAATTTTTCTTTGTAGAGCATTGCGTCAGTTAGGCGATACCAAAAAGCGACCTGTGGTTGTGGTTTCTCTCGATCTCCGCAACGAATTGAGTGATTCTGTTATTGTCGTTCCTTTCACAAGTAACCTTACAGGCATAAATAATCCTACTCGCATTTTAATTGCGGCAGGTGAGGGAGGTTTGCAAGCAGATTCACTCGCCGTATGCGAAAATGTCTCTGCTTTACGCCAAATATTTCTGGAACAAGGCCCCTACGGTCAAATTAGTAGGGAGTCTCTAGAAAGAATCCAAATAGGGATACAACTGGCGATCGCAGTTTACTAA
- a CDS encoding DUF6930 domain-containing protein translates to MAALNRTTLRRLQNLQQIPSVWEGDRRPLSPDAMSEEDMEGPGDCILWVDGSEGVVRAMDVVAPETGPEAVVRSLLRAMEHPQSPAPVARPQKIVVKDRQIQFFLRGVLQDLDIAIDYVPDLPLIDEIFRGMQEVALNQPPQLPPQYAESLREKAGNIWQDAPWDSLAEHQIVSIELNQWDVATIYVSVLGRGGMDYGVLLYRSLDSLKQFRQRVVNEESFENLEQAFLGQDCLFVTFESSNESDDDDDDVDLASLPASEIEPNFGNLHPLEGLRSILYEEEALTVLVALEAFHRFLRASHRKLADGQFPSISTRYRIPVPQSDGENKLMPVKVSTMPEVAEELWDMVADDDDDDDDDDIEMPLLRDDLVPPNSLLSIGVLPWETVNFLREKGLFHQPADTDIEAVGDGLPVVLIQTSAPKAKTMINDLQEAGGIKAFCFNPGEDMFADEHYDLGILQAHSGDLYLFGEFVADDPVHEEARKKWDRRCQVTKGWCGLIISKGITGASRGQPQYKDMMALFEVRSVPPKELGIGPLQLMPMF, encoded by the coding sequence ATGGCAGCTCTCAATCGAACTACTCTCCGTCGGCTACAAAACTTACAGCAAATTCCCAGCGTGTGGGAAGGCGATCGCCGCCCCTTGTCTCCTGATGCGATGTCGGAGGAGGACATGGAAGGCCCTGGCGACTGCATTCTTTGGGTAGACGGTTCGGAAGGAGTAGTACGAGCAATGGACGTGGTAGCCCCTGAAACTGGGCCGGAAGCTGTTGTACGCTCCTTGCTACGGGCGATGGAACATCCTCAAAGTCCGGCTCCAGTTGCTCGTCCCCAAAAAATAGTAGTTAAAGACAGACAAATTCAGTTTTTCCTGCGCGGCGTGCTTCAGGATTTAGATATTGCGATCGATTACGTACCGGATTTGCCTTTAATTGACGAAATATTCCGGGGTATGCAAGAAGTTGCTCTCAATCAGCCACCTCAATTACCGCCTCAATACGCGGAATCTTTGCGGGAAAAAGCCGGGAATATTTGGCAGGATGCGCCTTGGGATAGCTTGGCCGAACATCAAATTGTTTCGATTGAGTTGAATCAGTGGGATGTTGCTACTATTTACGTCTCCGTACTGGGTAGGGGAGGTATGGATTATGGGGTGTTACTATATCGTTCTCTAGATTCCCTAAAACAGTTTCGGCAACGGGTAGTAAATGAAGAATCTTTTGAAAATTTAGAACAGGCTTTTTTAGGTCAAGATTGCTTATTTGTCACGTTTGAAAGTAGCAATGAAAGTGATGACGATGACGATGATGTTGATTTAGCTAGCTTGCCAGCCTCGGAAATTGAGCCTAATTTTGGCAATCTCCATCCTTTAGAAGGATTACGTTCGATTCTTTATGAAGAAGAGGCACTAACTGTTTTAGTTGCATTAGAAGCTTTTCACCGCTTTTTACGGGCATCGCACCGGAAGCTTGCCGACGGTCAATTCCCTAGCATTTCGACGCGCTACCGCATCCCGGTTCCTCAATCAGATGGGGAAAATAAGTTGATGCCAGTGAAGGTTTCGACTATGCCGGAGGTGGCTGAAGAACTTTGGGATATGGTTGCTGATGATGACGATGACGATGATGATGATGACATCGAAATGCCGCTGCTCCGGGATGATTTAGTGCCGCCAAATTCTTTACTTAGCATCGGTGTATTGCCTTGGGAAACGGTCAATTTCCTGCGAGAAAAGGGTCTGTTTCATCAACCTGCGGATACTGATATTGAAGCAGTAGGAGATGGTTTGCCTGTGGTTTTGATCCAAACTTCAGCGCCGAAGGCAAAGACAATGATTAATGATTTGCAAGAAGCGGGAGGGATTAAGGCTTTTTGTTTTAATCCGGGGGAAGATATGTTTGCCGATGAGCATTATGATTTAGGGATTTTACAGGCTCATAGTGGTGATTTATACTTGTTTGGTGAATTTGTAGCAGACGATCCGGTGCATGAGGAAGCTAGGAAAAAGTGGGATCGCCGCTGTCAAGTTACTAAGGGTTGGTGCGGTTTGATTATTTCCAAGGGAATCACGGGTGCGTCGCGCGGCCAGCCTCAGTATAAGGATATGATGGCTTTGTTTGAGGTGCGATCTGTTCCTCCGAAAGAGTTGGGAATTGGGCCGTTGCAATTGATGCCAATGTTTTGA
- a CDS encoding HesB/IscA family protein: MTQAISETKGIQMTESAIRQVLSLRDKQGKDLCLRVGVRQGGCSGMSYMMDFTDPSTVGEHDEVFDYNGFQVVCDRKSLLYLYGLVLDFSDAMIGGGFQFTNPNASQTCGCGKSFSA, from the coding sequence ATGACACAAGCCATTTCTGAAACAAAGGGCATTCAGATGACTGAATCCGCCATCCGCCAAGTTCTCTCTTTAAGGGACAAACAGGGTAAAGACCTCTGTTTGCGGGTAGGTGTACGCCAAGGCGGTTGCTCTGGAATGTCTTACATGATGGATTTCACCGACCCCAGCACCGTTGGAGAACACGATGAAGTATTTGACTATAACGGTTTTCAGGTAGTTTGCGATCGCAAAAGCCTTCTTTATCTCTACGGTTTGGTACTAGACTTCAGTGATGCTATGATCGGCGGCGGTTTCCAGTTTACTAACCCCAATGCTAGTCAAACCTGCGGTTGTGGCAAGTCTTTTTCTGCCTAA
- a CDS encoding tetratricopeptide repeat protein: MTKTPEELFQEGLERYQAGETASTLIPVFKEVCDRAPKNGNAWTSLAWLYLLDNKPAPALKAAKTAVKLNPHDPQSRINMALAMLELGEKGVRPHIEMAQQMVMASSEWLEEVKKNLEEGLTKKPDWKSLIRVKQWLLEV; this comes from the coding sequence ATGACCAAAACACCTGAAGAACTTTTTCAAGAAGGATTAGAGCGCTACCAAGCTGGCGAAACTGCTTCGACATTGATTCCAGTATTTAAGGAAGTATGCGATCGCGCTCCCAAAAATGGCAACGCCTGGACTAGCCTTGCTTGGCTATACCTTTTAGACAACAAGCCCGCCCCAGCCCTGAAAGCAGCAAAAACCGCAGTCAAACTCAATCCTCACGATCCCCAGTCTCGCATTAACATGGCCTTGGCGATGCTGGAACTCGGCGAAAAAGGAGTGCGTCCTCATATAGAAATGGCGCAGCAGATGGTTATGGCTTCCTCAGAATGGCTAGAGGAAGTTAAGAAAAATCTTGAAGAAGGATTAACTAAAAAACCCGATTGGAAGAGTTTAATCCGCGTGAAGCAATGGCTGCTAGAGGTCTAA
- the thyD gene encoding thylakoid membrane protein ThyD — protein MKVAIAGATGFVGSRLVERLHESGHQVLVLSRDVARARRVFPALAYPNLEIIAYTPTASGSWQQALGGCEGVVNLAGAPIAEERWTAARKQEIMDSRKLTTEKLVEAIANANPKPSVLVSGSAIGYYGTSETAAFEENSPPGDDFLAEVCQAWEAAAAPVKSAGTRLVILRLGIVLGMGGAIAKMLAPFKLFAGGPIGTGKQWFSWIHREDVVNLILFSLTHPQVEGVFNATAPNAVRMTQFCHTLGDVLNRPSWLPVPGFALEVLLGDGAKVVLEGQQVLPKHTLSSGFEYQYPALREALEEILASA, from the coding sequence ATGAAAGTAGCGATCGCAGGAGCAACGGGATTTGTAGGCAGCCGGCTGGTGGAACGGCTGCATGAGTCAGGGCATCAAGTGCTGGTTTTGAGTCGCGATGTAGCAAGAGCTCGGCGAGTTTTTCCAGCTTTAGCCTATCCCAATTTGGAAATTATCGCCTATACTCCCACAGCATCGGGTTCTTGGCAGCAGGCTCTAGGGGGTTGTGAGGGTGTGGTGAATCTGGCGGGGGCTCCCATCGCTGAGGAACGTTGGACGGCTGCACGCAAACAAGAAATTATGGACAGCCGCAAGCTGACTACTGAAAAATTGGTGGAGGCGATCGCTAATGCTAATCCTAAGCCTTCTGTGTTGGTGAGTGGGTCTGCGATCGGTTATTACGGTACGAGTGAAACGGCGGCTTTTGAGGAAAATAGCCCCCCTGGGGACGATTTTCTGGCTGAAGTTTGTCAGGCTTGGGAGGCGGCGGCGGCCCCTGTGAAGAGTGCGGGGACAAGGCTGGTGATTTTACGGCTGGGAATTGTTTTGGGGATGGGAGGTGCGATCGCGAAAATGCTAGCTCCTTTTAAACTCTTTGCTGGCGGCCCCATCGGTACTGGGAAGCAGTGGTTTTCTTGGATTCACCGGGAGGATGTGGTTAATCTAATTTTGTTCTCGCTTACGCATCCCCAAGTTGAGGGAGTTTTCAACGCCACAGCACCTAACGCGGTTCGCATGACCCAATTTTGTCACACTCTAGGAGATGTTTTAAATCGCCCTTCTTGGCTACCCGTGCCAGGTTTTGCCTTGGAGGTTTTGCTGGGAGACGGTGCAAAAGTGGTTTTGGAAGGTCAGCAAGTTTTACCGAAACACACTTTATCTTCTGGTTTTGAATATCAATATCCTGCTTTAAGGGAAGCATTAGAAGAAATTTTGGCTTCTGCTTAA
- a CDS encoding DUF3352 domain-containing protein, which produces MPVKKSRLLIIAAIVAAGSAATYFYFKGFASKVFSPQELAQVVPPEAIMATFISPNPGALIQLQRFGTPETQKLIDRSLSDFQKQSLAGSDIDFDKDIKPWVGGVAIALLPPSQTAKTEPPKLLVAVTIKNKISAWNFANKLKAQQGAKAQESEYKGVKISDVTETSGKRYSVALLGNQLAIAPYRKTVEAAVDTFQGKANIANKQDTSAIFSKSAGVANPIATIFIADYPALMQQLRENLPENSKVPSTALSQFKQIKSVVMGLGVDDRGVRLKVVSQLDPLLAAKEPLPQTARKLAARFPAETVALIGGKGLSKIWSQVTSEAKENPEVAKGIIQLRQGFQRLDLNADREVFGWMDGEFAVGAIASKEGILSQLGMGGVMIFETSNRAQAEATLKKLDAIARSNPSVSVAPRKIKDTEVTEWKIPQQGTVFGHGWLNQNSVFIAFGGPLIDVIIAQPQSPTSSPSSFAIAKSLAQPSQGYLYWDMEKTMAWANRYVLSVQPTLLPPETATLLNSIHGIGISTTYPDPSTAQVEMLLGLKTKS; this is translated from the coding sequence ATGCCTGTAAAGAAATCACGACTTCTAATAATTGCTGCCATAGTTGCAGCAGGTAGTGCAGCAACCTATTTTTACTTCAAAGGCTTCGCCAGCAAAGTATTTAGCCCCCAAGAACTTGCCCAAGTCGTACCGCCAGAAGCAATAATGGCCACTTTTATCTCTCCCAATCCCGGAGCTCTGATTCAGTTGCAGCGATTTGGCACTCCTGAAACTCAAAAGCTAATCGATCGGAGTTTAAGCGACTTCCAAAAGCAGAGCTTAGCTGGCAGCGATATCGATTTTGACAAAGACATCAAACCTTGGGTAGGCGGGGTCGCTATTGCCCTACTTCCACCCTCACAAACTGCTAAAACAGAACCCCCAAAACTATTGGTTGCTGTCACTATTAAAAATAAAATCAGCGCTTGGAATTTTGCCAACAAATTGAAAGCACAACAAGGGGCAAAAGCCCAGGAAAGCGAATATAAGGGAGTTAAAATTTCTGATGTAACAGAAACAAGCGGGAAGCGTTACAGCGTAGCTTTACTTGGCAATCAATTAGCGATCGCTCCTTACAGAAAGACGGTGGAAGCAGCCGTTGATACATTCCAAGGGAAAGCCAATATTGCCAACAAACAGGATACCTCTGCTATTTTTTCCAAAAGTGCAGGAGTGGCAAATCCAATTGCTACTATTTTCATTGCTGACTATCCAGCTTTGATGCAGCAATTACGGGAAAACTTGCCAGAAAATTCTAAAGTGCCCTCAACTGCTTTATCGCAATTCAAACAAATTAAATCGGTAGTTATGGGCCTTGGAGTAGACGATCGGGGTGTGAGGTTGAAAGTAGTTTCGCAGTTAGACCCGTTATTAGCAGCCAAAGAGCCACTACCACAGACAGCGCGTAAATTAGCGGCAAGATTTCCAGCAGAAACAGTAGCCTTGATTGGGGGAAAAGGACTCAGTAAAATTTGGTCGCAGGTAACAAGTGAGGCAAAAGAAAATCCTGAAGTTGCCAAGGGAATTATACAATTAAGGCAGGGTTTTCAAAGGTTAGATTTGAATGCAGATCGAGAGGTTTTTGGTTGGATGGATGGGGAATTTGCAGTGGGCGCGATCGCGTCTAAGGAAGGGATTTTATCGCAGTTGGGTATGGGAGGAGTAATGATTTTTGAAACCAGCAATCGCGCTCAAGCTGAAGCGACGCTGAAGAAACTCGACGCGATCGCTCGCAGTAACCCATCAGTAAGTGTAGCCCCCAGAAAAATTAAGGATACAGAGGTAACGGAATGGAAAATTCCGCAGCAGGGGACGGTATTTGGTCACGGTTGGCTGAACCAGAATTCAGTTTTTATAGCTTTTGGCGGGCCTCTGATTGATGTAATTATTGCACAACCGCAGTCACCTACTAGCAGTCCTAGTTCCTTTGCGATCGCAAAGTCTTTAGCCCAACCAAGCCAGGGTTATCTTTACTGGGATATGGAAAAAACTATGGCTTGGGCAAACCGTTATGTTTTGTCTGTACAGCCGACTTTATTACCACCAGAAACCGCGACATTATTGAATTCAATTCATGGAATTGGTATCAGCACAACTTACCCCGATCCCTCAACTGCTCAAGTAGAGATGCTGTTGGGGTTGAAGACCAAAAGCTAG
- a CDS encoding class I SAM-dependent methyltransferase: MTVATNTNLGLASRLVNGVLSIKPLANLAKHQAREMMIKRAEKIGVHWREEAQALLARNWDAEMQSVQNPNLSYPKYYLTSFHAYEQGNMSWEAATEVGVAARAVHAGIWPEAGAEGDAKLRQSYHDILKEQIVSEPLDILDLGCSVGMSSFAMQNTYPQAKITGVDLSPYFLAVAQYQSQQQNRRINWVHAAGESTGLPSASFDLVSIFLVCHELPQAATMQIFREAKRLLRPNGYLAMMDMNPQSEIYAKMPPYILTLLKSTEPYLDQYFSLDISAALVEAGFATPTITCNSPRHRTVIAKAIN, translated from the coding sequence ATGACTGTTGCTACTAATACAAATCTGGGACTTGCTTCGCGCTTAGTAAATGGTGTACTTTCCATCAAACCTTTAGCTAACTTGGCAAAACACCAGGCCCGCGAAATGATGATTAAACGAGCAGAAAAAATAGGGGTACATTGGCGAGAGGAAGCGCAAGCACTTTTAGCCCGTAACTGGGATGCAGAAATGCAAAGCGTACAAAATCCAAACTTAAGTTACCCTAAGTATTATCTAACATCATTCCATGCTTACGAACAGGGTAATATGAGCTGGGAAGCAGCAACAGAAGTTGGAGTTGCAGCGCGTGCAGTTCATGCGGGAATTTGGCCAGAAGCAGGCGCAGAAGGCGACGCTAAACTTCGCCAAAGTTATCACGACATTCTTAAAGAGCAAATTGTTAGCGAACCCCTTGACATTTTAGACTTGGGCTGTAGTGTCGGCATGAGTAGTTTTGCCATGCAAAATACTTATCCGCAGGCGAAGATTACAGGAGTAGATTTATCGCCTTATTTCCTGGCAGTTGCCCAGTATCAATCACAACAACAAAACCGCAGAATTAATTGGGTTCACGCAGCAGGAGAATCAACAGGTTTACCCTCAGCATCTTTTGATTTAGTTTCCATCTTTTTAGTGTGTCACGAATTGCCACAAGCTGCAACAATGCAAATATTTCGTGAAGCAAAGCGATTGTTACGCCCTAATGGATATTTGGCAATGATGGACATGAATCCTCAATCGGAAATTTATGCCAAAATGCCACCTTATATCTTGACTTTGCTCAAAAGCACTGAGCCTTATTTGGATCAATATTTCAGCTTAGATATAAGTGCAGCTTTAGTAGAAGCAGGTTTTGCCACACCGACAATTACTTGTAATTCCCCCCGTCATCGGACTGTAATTGCCAAAGCAATAAACTAG